The genome window AATCCTCCGGCGATGCGCCGCCGCTGATGCCCTCGCTCATATTATTGATGCCCGGCGATACGCTGACATTTTTTCCGGCCAGTTTTTTTTCCAATTCGATGCGGTCAAAATTACCGATGCCGCCCATCGCAACCACCGATGCGGCGGTTTCCCCGGCGATGTAAACCGAGTCCGGATACAGCGATAGCCCACCGGGACTGAACGCGCGGAACAGCACCTGATCATTTTTGAAATCAGTGGTTTTGGCAAATATCCGCATTCCGTTGGATAGTTGCCATTCGTGAACATCCAGGCTATCGTTGTGAATTTTTTGCACAACATCGCCGGGCGCCGGCAGCGTGGAAATCAGCGGTTCATCCGAAACATTATCTGCATAAGGCTCGATGTCGCTGTTCTGCACTGCTTCAAAAACGCTTTGCAATTCCGATTCATCCGGCAAATTCAACCCATCTTTTTCCGGCGCGTTTATCAAAACAACCCGGTTTTTTGTGTCGAGCAGTTCAGCGGCAACGGCGTTCACCTCTGCCAACGAAATTTCCGGGATGTATTGCTGCCACAGTTCGTATTCGTAGGCAATGCCCGGAATCGGCTCGTCTTCGAAAAAATTGCGCAGGTATTCTGCAGCAAAATTCGCAGAGCCGGATTTGTCGCGTTCCCGGTAGGCTTGCTCAATTCCGCGGAGCATCTCGGATTTTTGGCGATCCAGTTCGCCCGGCGTCACCCCAAATTCGCGAATCCTGCGGGCTTCGGTGAGCAGCGCAGCCAAGCCTTTTGGCAACTCATTATCTTTCACAACAGCAGTCATGCTGAAAAACGATTTTGTGCGAACAAACCGCCCTTCGCCAACGCCGGCATACAAAAACGGTGGTTCGGGCTGTTGCAGCAGCTCGTTCAAACGATTGTTGAGAATACTGTTATGCAGCGATTTTACCAAATTTTGGCGATAGGATGTCAGGCTGTTTTCCGGTTCGACCGGTTTTTTGTAATATACGCTGATGCTGGTATATGTCGCTTCCGGGTCGGTTGCGGTGGAAAACAGTGTTTCCGCATGATCCGGCACCGGAAATTCCTGACGCTTTCGGGGATTTTCTGATGCGGGAATTGGCGCGAAATGCTCACGGATTAATGCTTCAATTTGCGCCACCTCAAAATCGCCGACGGCAACAACCGCCATCATATCCGGGCGATACCAATCCCGGTAAAATCTGCGAATCGTTTCCACATCTGCGGTTTCGATAATCTCTTTTTTGCCGATGGGCAAGCGCTCCGCGTATTTGGAATTATGAAATAAAATCGGGAATTGTTTGTCCAGCATTCGCGCATTTGCACCGCGGCCGAGTCGCCATTCTTCCACAATTACGCCGCGTTCCTTCTCTACTTCCTCAGGTAAAAAACTGATGTTGTGCGCCCAGTCGGAGAGAATCCGGAATGCAGTATCGACAATTGCTGTGCTGTCTGTGGGGATTTGGAGCATGTAAACGGTTTCGTCAAAACTGGTGTATGCGTTCAAATCCGGTCCAAAACGCATGCCGACAGATTCCAGATAATCGACGAGTGTCTGTTTCGGGAAATTTTCCGTTCCATTGAACGCCAGATGTTCCACAAAATGCGCCAATCCCCGCTGGTCATCATCTTCGAGAATTGAGCCGGCGTTGATGCCCAATCGCAGTTCCGCACGATTTTGTGGCTCGCTGTTTTTGCGAATATAATAACGCAACCCGTTAGGTAACGTCCCGGTTGTGATATTACTGTCCAGCGGCAGGTGATTTAGTGATGCGTTAGTCTCGGTGTCTGGCGAATAATTCTTTGTCGCGGTTGTGGAAACACCCGCACAGCCAGCAAATAACACAAATCCGGTTACTATTATTCCTCGGAGAAATATTCCCATTTTAATCCTCTATTTCCTTTTAAAAGCAGCAAATTTCGTTTTGTTTTGTGTAAGCTAAAACATCATAAAATTTATACTTTAAAAAATGTTTTCCAATATTTTGATAAAATAGTGGATTTACCGGTTACCTAACCCTATTTCAACATTAGAGTTCTCTAATTGTTGCGAAATTTCAATGCTTAATATCCATTTAATATACGAAAATTTATATTTTTTTACTCGCTCATTTTTTGAGGCAATATGTTCTATAAGTGTTGATTTTATGTCGCTTTGTCACAATTTCTCATATTTGCTAAACCTAAAAAATAGCTGAATTATAAGTAATATTGTATTTTTTTTTGCTATCATCTGATATTAAATTTTTTGTCAAAGAGTAAGGTATAAACGCTCTTCTTAATGTGACCTCGGGTGATTAACCAAAAAATAAATATGCAAGAAAAGCAATAAATTCTTATTAATCATTTTTGTGATATTACAATCACATTTCAATTCCGATACAGGTTATTTTCATCTCGTGAAGAATCAGAGTGTTTTTTTTAGAATTTTTTGAAAAAACGGGTATGATTCTGTTGAATTCTTTGAATGTGGTTCGCTAAAAGTCATTTTTTGGAAAAATCTTCCATAATATAACGGATTATGCTTTATATACCGGTTTGCGCGTTAAATGGAATAGAATACCGGTTATTATTTGAAACAAAATAAGGGATTAAGAAGAAATGGAAACTATTGTGGTCAGACAAAATAAACTCCGGATTTTAATATACTGTAGTGATGCCAACGGAATGGGTAATACCAGCCGGACACTTTCCATTGCGACTCGTATTTCAGAACAAATTGATGATTGTGCTATTTTGTTGTTGACAGATTTACCGATTATCGGACGTTATAAATGTCCTCAAAATATGGATTATGTCCATCTCCCCGGTATTGCCCGGGGTGATCGGCATGAATATGAGGCGCGGAATCTGAATATCGCACTCAACAATACGCTAACCCTCCGCCACAAAATTACCAAAAGCGCAATCAAAACTTTCAAACCGGATATTATTCTGATCCAAAGCAATCCATCGGATTTACCCCATGAAATTGAACATACATTTGGTTTTGTGAAAAAGCGTTTTCCGGAAACCCGCTTAATTTGGGGATTACCGGACATACTCGGTCGCCCGGCGATCATTAAAGAAGAATGGCAGCAAAAAGATGTTTACGGTATGCTGGATCGAATTTGCGACGAAATTTGGGTTCACGGTGTTCAGCATATTTTTGACGCAACCCGCGAATACGATTTCCCGGAATCGCTTGCCCAAAAAACCACATTTACAGGCTATATGAGCGCGCCAAACATTTCTTCAGAGAGAAATCACCGGGAATCTGCGGATATTAAGCAGGACAATCCATATGTGCTGGTTACCGCCGGCAGCGGAACGGAAGGCTATGAGCTGGTTAGTTCTTATCTGGAATTTTTGGAAAACCAGGTGGAGCCGTTGCCGTTCAGCAGCGTCATTATTACCGGTCCGATGATGGCATCTTATGAAAAATCTATTCTGATGGATCGTGCAGAGCGGTTGCCAAATGTAACGTTTCACCGGTTCAGCAAAAATATTTTGCAATATTTAAAACATGCAGAATTGGTGGTTTGCAACGGCGGTTTCAATTTGTTTTGCGAAATATCTTCATATAATAAACACGCGATTTTCGTTCCCGGCGAAACAATGCATCACGAGCATTTGTATCGCGCACAAGTTCTTGAAGACTTGGGATTGGTCGAACTGATTTCACCGAATATCCTCAGTGCAGGAACATTGGGCCGAAAAGTCATGAAAGTGTTTACCATGGGTCCAGCCGAAAAAAAATACGATATGGTTCCGCGCAATGCGTTGGAGCACATCGTAGAACGCGTTCAGTGCTTGAACGCTAATGTACAATTATCACTCTATCATTCAGTATTACGCTGAATACCCTGAATTATATTTGTTCATTGAGTATCTGGCATTGCTAAAAAATGTAACTTTGGTAATATCAGAATCAAAGAAAAGCCAGTGCCGGTTTTCTTGAGTTCGTTGTTTTGGTTGCATCAGGTAATCGACGCAAATTGGCTTTTTTGTGTTGTTGAAATACCACACACCAGAAGTTCTGTTTCGAAGGCAATTTTAGTGTTTCAATTTCCTGATATCTTTTCTCAATCATAATTATCGCGACAGGATGAATCAGCCATGCTGTGCTGTGTTTTTTCGTTGATACACAGACGAAAATAATGCATTTGGTAAGCAAACAAGGAGTTTTAACTTGAATGTAAACGGTTTCCTGGAGAGCCGAAATACAGTTCCAAACGGTAGCATCAATCATTGGAGGTTTGCCGCAGCAGAAAAAACACCCGATTTCCCCAAAAATTTGCGGGTGTTAATTTACTCCCAGGATGGGTACGGATTGGGACATTTGCGACGGAATTTGAGTATCACTACCCAAATTAAACAATTGTGTCCGTCAGCCTCGGTTTTGATTATAGTGGATTCGCCGGTTGCACCATTTTTTGAGCTGCCGCCGCTCTGCGATTTTATCAAAATTCCCACGATGGTGAAAATCGATTACGGCGTTTGGGCATCCAATCGCTTAAATATGACATCCAGCGAGCTGTTGCCCGTTCGGGCAGATATGATTACCAATATTGCTCTCAGTTTCCAACCGCATGTTTTTTTGGTGGATCACATGCCGCACGGTGCGTTGGGAGAACTTACCGAACCGATCAAACAAATTAAACAATTGAGCCCGCATACCCGCATGGTTTTGGGGCTTCGCGATATTTTGGGCGGACCGGAAGACATCTTCAAACAATGGAAGCTTGAAGGTGCATACGACGTTGCCGAAAAATATTACGATAAAGTGCTGATTTACGGCAGCCCGGAAATTTTCCACAGCGCCGAAGAATATTTTTTTTCGGAGCAGATGCTTAAGAAAACAACCTATTGCGGTTTTGTTTGCCGGGATGATACACCCAAAGAGTTCAGTAACAGCCAGTTAAAAAAGCTGTTGCCCAATAACAATTTGCCGCTTTTGCTGGTAACCGGCGGCGGTGGTCACGATGCCAACAGTTTTATGGATATTTTTTTGGATACGGTTAATCTACTGAAATCGAAACTGGCATTTCAGGCGATTGTATCTTCCGGACCGTTTATGCAAACGGAGCAAATTCAAGCACTTAGGGATAAAGCAAAAGGCTTTCCGGTTGCGGTGGAAAGTTTGGGAAACGATGCCATTCATTTTTTAAAACGGGCAGATCTGCTCATCTCGATGGCGGGTTACAACACTACCAGCGAGATTATGCGGTTCCGTAAAAACGCAATTATCATTCCCAGACCCGGACCCAGCGCCGAGCAAACTATCCGAACCCGTTTGCTCACGGATCGGAATATGTTTGCAGCGATTCACCCCAACGATTTAACGCCGGAGCGCCTTGCAGAAACAATTACCGAACGCCTGAAAGGCGGATCGACACTTGATGACAGCAACGTGCCGGATATGTTTGGTGCCAGAAATGCCGCATTTACCATTTTGAGCAGCGTTTCCGTTGCCAATGAAAAAGAAGTATAACCCTTTGTTTTTACGGGAGAAAGGGTTGTTGAATTTCAAACACGGAATGTTTTACAGGAGAAATTAGGATGTTTACATATTCAGCATTTTCAGCGTTGAAAATCGGGCAGCGTGTAAAAATTAAATGCGAACCGGTGGACGGAAATACGCTCAACGCTTTGGAAATTTCATATAAAGAGCCAAAAGACCAGTTGGAAATGGAAGGTAAAATTCAGTCGCTCGATGCGAAAAACAATGTTATCGGGCTGCTAAACCAAACGTTCTCAATTCCGCCAGGTATTCCGGTGAAAAATGAGCATCGCGAAAACACCGAGCTCAGCAAGCTGGCAGTTGGCGATATGGCAAAACTCATCGGCCATCGCTCTGCCGACGGAGAATTTATTCCGGTAAAGTTAAAAACCTGGAAACCGATTGGCGTGGAAAACGATGAGCTGCAAGGCAATATCGAGTCGATCAGCTCCGATGAGCAAATTCTCAAATTGATGAATTACAACATTATTGTAAACGAAGCAACCGAATACAAAGGTTTTTGAAAAACAAACAATCTGTAAATTACGGACCACACGGATGTTTTTTATTTGAATCCCGTTTTATGAGCCTGATTTAACCATTCGCGTACGGCAATTGTTATTTGGAAATACATTCGGCACAAGGTTCAAGGAAGGAAAAAATGTCACGCTCAAGCGATAAAAAAGTGATTGCGTTTGTTCTGAAAGGCTACCCACGGCTTTCGGAAACGTTCATCCTCAACGAAATATTGTTGCTGGAAGAGCTGGGTTATCCGCTGCACATCGTTGCGATGCGGAATCCTGGAGAAACGAAAATCCACGGCGATGTTGAGCGGGTGAAAGCGCCGGTATCGTATGTGCCGGATTATTTCTGGCAATTTTTTGGCGCGTTTATGCTCAGCCATTTGCGGGTGTTGCTGCGGTATCCGCTGTCCTATTTGCCTGCATTGCATTTTGCGGCATGGCGCAGCCTGAACCGCTGGAGTTCTTCGACAATCAAACGTTTTTCGCAGGCGGTTTATTTTGTAGACAGGGTTGTGCCGAACGCCCAGTTCGGTCAATATTATGCGCACTTCAGTCATGGACCCACCACACTGGTATTTTTCGCAAGCTGGATCACCGGAATTCCCTACAGTTTTAGCGCACATGCAAAAGATATTTATTTGCAAGAAGATGAATTTTTGCGCCAGAAAATTCACGGGGCGCAATTTGCCGTAACCTGCACGGGTTTTAATCGCAAGCATATGGCTGGCGTTGCCGGGCAGGATGCGCCGGTTTATCGCTGTTATCACGGCATCAACATCGAAAAATTTACCCGAAATGCGGCGTTGTCGCGAAACGGAAAGCCGCCGGTAATTTTATCCATCGGGCGATTTGTGCCCAAAAAAGGATTCCCGACGCTGCTGAAAGCTATGCATCTGCTGAAAGAAAAAGGCTACGCTTTTTCCGCATATTTTGCAGGTGGCGGACCCATGGAAACTGAATTGCAAACGCTGATCGATCAATTTGATTTGACAGCTAATGTTCAATTAATCAATAAGTTATCGCAGGAAGAATTGCTGGAATATTACCGGAAGGCAGATATTTTTGCGCTCGCCTGCGAAGTGCAGCCGGATGGCGATCGCGATGGCATTCCCAACGTTTTGGTAGAGGCGATGGCGTTGGAAATCCCTTCGGTTTCCACCGCGATTTCCGGCATTCCGGAGCTGATCGACGATGGCAAAAACGGATTGCTGGTGCCGCAGCGCAATCCCGAAGCACTGGCGGCTGCGTTGGAAAAATTGATCACTCAGCCGGAACTGGCGCTGGTGTTGGGAAAAGCCGGACGCGAAACCGTTAAACAGGAATTTGACAACCGTCAGAACGTCATCAAAATCGGCAAATTGCTGGATGATGCCATGAAAAGCCCGGCACTGGAAAACCGGGATTTTCGTGCAATTGTAAAATATAGTTAAGTTTAATAAAAACAGGGATGAACAGTGGCGACGAAATCGACGATTCATTACAAAACAGATAAGTTATATACCCTCAAAAAAGCGCTCGATCCCGCAAAGATGCGGGAAGTGTTCGAGCCGATGACAAAAGAACATTTTGGCGAAAAAGCGGAAGTCCGGGATGTGAATATCGAAGTGCTGCGCAAACGCAACCAGCGCTGCGTTATCCGCTACCGGGTGGTTGCATCCACCAACGGAAACGGTGCAATTGTAAATTGGCCGGTGATCGGCAAGGTTTACAAAATCAATCAGGGCGAAGAAGTTTTTGAATTTATGAAAGAATTGTGGACCCGCGGTTTTCAACAAAATGCGTCCGATAAAATCAGCATTCCGGAACCATACGCCTTTTCCACACCGATGAGCATGTTGTTTCAGGAAGAAGTACCCGGCAAACCGGTGAAACAATTGTTGAAAGAAAATCTCAATCCGGCATACATGCGCCAACTCGCCCGGACACTGGCAAAATTGCATTCCTGCGGCTATGTGCCGGGACCGGCGATGACGTTGGACGATCATTTGCTGCGCTGCCATCCGCGCTATCCGTTCCTCTTTTTGGCGTGTCCGGAATTAGCGCCGCAGATCGAGCAATTATTGGCGGATTTCCAAACGCTTGAAAAACGCTGGGCGAATGTGCCGCTGGCGCCAATTCACGGCGATCTGCATATGGGGCAGCTGCATTTGCAGGATGAAAGCGCCTATCTTATTGATTTTGATGCACTTTCGTATGGCGATCCGGCAGCGGATATCGGCAATCTGGTTGTATTTTTGAAAGGCAAATTAAAGCGCGAACCGCGAATGGCGGTCGTAATCGACGCACTTTACGATGAATATTTCAAAACGATGGACACGGAAATCCGCGATCGTGTGCCGTATTACGAGGCAATCACCCATTTGCGCCGCGCCTGCAAATTGCTCCGTTATCAAAAAGAAGGGTGGCGCAAACGCATCGCAAAGATGATTCAACAGGCAGAAGATTGCATCAGGGAGATCAAATGAGCGCATTTATCAAATTTGAAGCATTGCAAAACGAACAATTTGTGAAAGTGAACGGGAAATTGCAACCCGACGGCGCATTGCTGGCGGTGGAAGTGAACACCACCCGCACCGCCAAATACGAAGATGATCAGGATAAAATGCAGAGCGTTATCCAGTTTATCGATCGCGAATCGCACAAAATAAAAGTGTTGAACCAGACCATTGCGCTATCGCCGGAAACCGTTTATCGTACGATTACCAATAAACCGTCTAGTTTTGGCGATTTTTACGAAGGCGAGCAGGTGAAAATCCGGGGATATTTTGAGCACGGCGGATTTTTGCCCAGCAAAATAACAGCTCAGGAAACATACGATTTTAATGTTGACGAAATCGAAGGGCAAATTTCCGGCATCGATTACGACAGCCGCACGTTTTTTGTGAACGGTATCCGCATCGTTTTGGACAACCACAGCTTGTTACTGAAATAATTTTTGTGAAATGTCATCATTTATTCATCAACGTAGATAATTGTAAACATTGAAAATAGTCGATAAAAAAATACCGGGTATTTCCACCGCACAGGATAACGGGCAAATGGCTGCATTATTTGCGACCCACTTACCGTCACTCGCGGGAAAATCCCTTTCCGTCGATCATCGGGTGCTAAAACATCGCGCGGGAAAGCGCTGTGTGTTTGCATACGACATTGCAACTGCAGACGGAACAACTGTGTTGGTGGGTAAAATTTATCGCAAAAAACGCGGCAAACGGACGTTCGGGCGGATGCAACATATGCTTTCCGCTGCAAGTTTATCCGGCAAAAAATTGCAAATGGCAGAGCCGTTAGCCTATCTGCCGGAAATTGACATGCTGCTGTTACCGATGCTTTCCGGAAAAACGCTGGAGCAAATATCAGAAATCGAAACAATTGGCAATGCCATGCAATCTCTCGGGCAAACATTGGCGGTTTTGCACAGTTTGTCGCTGCCGAATTGCGAGATTCGCACCATGCGCGAACATCTCGCAAAATATTGCCATCCGGGATTTGATGCGCTGTGCAGCGCTCACCCGTCGTTGCAAAAAACAGTGAACGAAATTCTCCAGCGATTGCTCGATTTTGATGAAATTGACCAAATGCTCAAACCGGTGCACGGCGATATCAATTTGTCGCAAATATTTGTGGAAAACGGTTCAATCACGCTCATCGATTTTGACAGCTCTGCCGTTGCCAATCCGGCGTTGGATATCGGTAATATGTTCGCAGTGCTGGAAACCCATTTTCCGGAAAATTTCGAATTCTTTCAGGCGCAGTTGCAACAGGGGTATCGCCAAAATGGCGGTATCGCTTTGCCGTCGCAAATCCGGCTGTATTACGGATTTGCTTTTTTGCGCCGCACGATGATCGCCTTTCGCAATGGTGCGGCGATTTCAGAATTGGCAAATTTGCTCGAAAAATCTCGGGGGTTGTGTCGGCTGACCGGCTTTACGCCTGCAATAAACGACTGAAAATGGATGATCCGGGAAAAATAAGCAATGAAAAAAGGAATTTGCAAAATGTGACGATCACACTGTATAAAATAAAGGTTTATCGTAGTTTAAACTTATAAAAATGCAATTCCGCCTCGGTGCTGTTGAGACGGATTTTTCGTAGATAGCAACTTTGAAAGCTCACTTTAAATAATTTTTGTTCGTAAGACAGTCGTTATCTGGCGGCTCACCAAATGTAAAACAGCAGTTGAAATTGGAAAAGAAGCACATTTATAATTCGGAACGGAAAAATGTTTGATCTAAACCATACCAGGGAGCAATTTCTATCTGAAATCAATGCCTCGGATCATGCGATGGATGCAAAAATAACCGATGTTGCAAATCCGGATTTTGAAACATCTGGCGAAGTCCATTTGCTGATCAAAGGACAAACGCCAGATGAACTGTTGCCGATTCTCTATGCTGCATTTGAGCGACGTTTTTCACATGTACCGCACGACCACTTGAAAAATGACCTGCTGTATTTGTTGAAAAAAGGTATTGGTAATGCCTACAAATGGGGAAATCAAAAAGACCCATCCAAACAGATTGTGGTTGAAGCAGTTATCACAGATTCCGGTGCGTTTGTTCTGATTTCGGACGACGGTGACGGATTTGACGTAAAAAAAGTGATCAAACAATTCCGTAAAAAGGAACATTACTTTCACCATGGCGGTGCGGGAATTTATCAATTTGAAAAAACGAAATCACTGGTTAGCTATGCCAATGGCGGCCGAACACTCAAAATTCGTTTCTTATGTGCAACGGAGCCCGGTATAGCAGCATCACCAGAGGAGACCGCAGCATACGGTTGGGCTGGCGATGAAATGTTTGTGGCTAATTTATTTTCAGAATATCGCCATACATTAAACTCAAATCTAATACCGGACGGTTCAACATTAGTATACTGCAAAGTTTTTGTGCCGTACTTCCAAAAAGAGGAAGTTTTGATTAGCCATACACCGTCCGAAATTGCATATGTCTTGCGGTATCGTGATGCAGCGACAGGAAAATCCCAAAATGTTTCGGTGACAGGCAGATTACTTGACCCTTCCGCCGTCCAAACTGATTTTTCGGTTGCAAGCCAGCTTAACAAGCATACATTTCATGCCGCGACAGCGTCGCAAATAGGCGTTCCGGAACCGGTTGCGATGTTTGAAAAGCCACCGCTGGCACTGTACAACTTCAGTCCTGATAAATATTTGCGGAAACATGTTAAAAAAATATCATCCGATTTTGATGAGATGTCCAATATTATTCGCATGATTGCGATTGCATTGCGCAAGTTTCACGATAGCAATATTGAGTTGGCGATTCATGAAACAAACAATGATACATTCTCACGATTCAGCGCCGCCAAAGATAGAATAATCAATGCTTTAGCACAGGTGGATTTGGCAAAAGCCGAAAAATTCCAGCAGTTGTTCAACCAATTTGCGCTGCTGCGATACAAATTGCACGATGTTAAACCGGTACCCACTTTTGGCGATTTTGGGTTGAACAATATTCTGATCGATGACGACCGGTTCTATTTTTACTTTTTTGACCAGTGCCGCTATGCGCATCCGGCATCGGATCTCGGCGGATTTACCGCAGATTTTCTGCGTTTCATCATGTTGCGCGATGATGAAAATCCTGATTTTTATCGCGCCGGACGTGATGTATTCCTGAAAACATATTTTGCCGGTGAAGTGCCGGAATGGCGGGAGGATATCCCGCTTTTCAAAGCTGGTGCTTTGACGTTACGATTGGATCAATTGCTCACCCGTCCCCAGAAAAAGTGGTTGCCGAAAATCGATTCGCTATTGGATCTTTACGAGCAGTGTGTCTGACGAAGGTTGTTGAAAATTATGCTATTAATTACTGATTAATCAATAGGTTGAGCGTTACGCGATTTGTGATTACATACGGAGGATGCCTTAGTTGAAGTTTTTTGAAGATTTGTCCATGCTGCGAAAAATGGGCAAAAAAAAGGAAAAAAACAAGATCGATTCCCGGGTGTTCTTTCGGGT of Calditrichia bacterium contains these proteins:
- a CDS encoding insulinase family protein; this translates as MGIFLRGIIVTGFVLFAGCAGVSTTATKNYSPDTETNASLNHLPLDSNITTGTLPNGLRYYIRKNSEPQNRAELRLGINAGSILEDDDQRGLAHFVEHLAFNGTENFPKQTLVDYLESVGMRFGPDLNAYTSFDETVYMLQIPTDSTAIVDTAFRILSDWAHNISFLPEEVEKERGVIVEEWRLGRGANARMLDKQFPILFHNSKYAERLPIGKKEIIETADVETIRRFYRDWYRPDMMAVVAVGDFEVAQIEALIREHFAPIPASENPRKRQEFPVPDHAETLFSTATDPEATYTSISVYYKKPVEPENSLTSYRQNLVKSLHNSILNNRLNELLQQPEPPFLYAGVGEGRFVRTKSFFSMTAVVKDNELPKGLAALLTEARRIREFGVTPGELDRQKSEMLRGIEQAYRERDKSGSANFAAEYLRNFFEDEPIPGIAYEYELWQQYIPEISLAEVNAVAAELLDTKNRVVLINAPEKDGLNLPDESELQSVFEAVQNSDIEPYADNVSDEPLISTLPAPGDVVQKIHNDSLDVHEWQLSNGMRIFAKTTDFKNDQVLFRAFSPGGLSLYPDSVYIAGETAASVVAMGGIGNFDRIELEKKLAGKNVSVSPGINNMSEGISGGASPEDLETMFQLIHLYFTAPRMDSTAYLAYQAQIRGFLANRAADPGTAFSDTVQVTMSDYHFRTRPWSDKLLQEMDLQKSYQIFRERFANAGDFTFIFVGNIDLLQLESLAETYLASLPATGDRENWRDEQIETPTGSIEKTLHRGLEEKAQVEIYFNGSFNWDRGNRLAIQAMASVLQIKLRETLREDQGGTYGVGVSASTSHYPESTYEIRIAFGCAPDRVNELTQLVFEQIDSLKTVDVDPQYLQKVQESLRRENEINLRRNGYWLSTLQFYLWNAENPNNILQTPSFIEQLSVEGIRAAAQQYFSTPNVARFQLLPTE
- a CDS encoding glycosyltransferase family 4 protein translates to MSRSSDKKVIAFVLKGYPRLSETFILNEILLLEELGYPLHIVAMRNPGETKIHGDVERVKAPVSYVPDYFWQFFGAFMLSHLRVLLRYPLSYLPALHFAAWRSLNRWSSSTIKRFSQAVYFVDRVVPNAQFGQYYAHFSHGPTTLVFFASWITGIPYSFSAHAKDIYLQEDEFLRQKIHGAQFAVTCTGFNRKHMAGVAGQDAPVYRCYHGINIEKFTRNAALSRNGKPPVILSIGRFVPKKGFPTLLKAMHLLKEKGYAFSAYFAGGGPMETELQTLIDQFDLTANVQLINKLSQEELLEYYRKADIFALACEVQPDGDRDGIPNVLVEAMALEIPSVSTAISGIPELIDDGKNGLLVPQRNPEALAAALEKLITQPELALVLGKAGRETVKQEFDNRQNVIKIGKLLDDAMKSPALENRDFRAIVKYS
- a CDS encoding aminoglycoside phosphotransferase family protein, encoding MATKSTIHYKTDKLYTLKKALDPAKMREVFEPMTKEHFGEKAEVRDVNIEVLRKRNQRCVIRYRVVASTNGNGAIVNWPVIGKVYKINQGEEVFEFMKELWTRGFQQNASDKISIPEPYAFSTPMSMLFQEEVPGKPVKQLLKENLNPAYMRQLARTLAKLHSCGYVPGPAMTLDDHLLRCHPRYPFLFLACPELAPQIEQLLADFQTLEKRWANVPLAPIHGDLHMGQLHLQDESAYLIDFDALSYGDPAADIGNLVVFLKGKLKREPRMAVVIDALYDEYFKTMDTEIRDRVPYYEAITHLRRACKLLRYQKEGWRKRIAKMIQQAEDCIREIK
- a CDS encoding aminoglycoside phosphotransferase family protein produces the protein MKIVDKKIPGISTAQDNGQMAALFATHLPSLAGKSLSVDHRVLKHRAGKRCVFAYDIATADGTTVLVGKIYRKKRGKRTFGRMQHMLSAASLSGKKLQMAEPLAYLPEIDMLLLPMLSGKTLEQISEIETIGNAMQSLGQTLAVLHSLSLPNCEIRTMREHLAKYCHPGFDALCSAHPSLQKTVNEILQRLLDFDEIDQMLKPVHGDINLSQIFVENGSITLIDFDSSAVANPALDIGNMFAVLETHFPENFEFFQAQLQQGYRQNGGIALPSQIRLYYGFAFLRRTMIAFRNGAAISELANLLEKSRGLCRLTGFTPAIND
- a CDS encoding phosphotransferase, coding for MDAKITDVANPDFETSGEVHLLIKGQTPDELLPILYAAFERRFSHVPHDHLKNDLLYLLKKGIGNAYKWGNQKDPSKQIVVEAVITDSGAFVLISDDGDGFDVKKVIKQFRKKEHYFHHGGAGIYQFEKTKSLVSYANGGRTLKIRFLCATEPGIAASPEETAAYGWAGDEMFVANLFSEYRHTLNSNLIPDGSTLVYCKVFVPYFQKEEVLISHTPSEIAYVLRYRDAATGKSQNVSVTGRLLDPSAVQTDFSVASQLNKHTFHAATASQIGVPEPVAMFEKPPLALYNFSPDKYLRKHVKKISSDFDEMSNIIRMIAIALRKFHDSNIELAIHETNNDTFSRFSAAKDRIINALAQVDLAKAEKFQQLFNQFALLRYKLHDVKPVPTFGDFGLNNILIDDDRFYFYFFDQCRYAHPASDLGGFTADFLRFIMLRDDENPDFYRAGRDVFLKTYFAGEVPEWREDIPLFKAGALTLRLDQLLTRPQKKWLPKIDSLLDLYEQCV